The segment CCGGAATGAGAGTATGAATGCTGCGGCAAATATTGTTATCAGAAGCGCTCTTATCTCTGAGCCCTTGAAGACAAAATGATGCTTAATCTTGTCCTGCAGGTCGTAAAAGCCAGGCATACTCCTGATTCATGCAGCACAATATAAAAATCTTTCCGAAAGATTCAGATGAAATTTTATAAAAAAATCATTTCATTCAGAACATCTAGAAGAATATCTTCTGCCCGTTCTGCATCACATGGACGCTTACTCCCGGAGTGTATCCCATCTCAACAGCAAGCTCTGAGAGTGCTGAGGTCATAAGTATGTCCCCGTGCGCAGGTATTATGTGCTTTGGCTTTACAAGGTTGATTAAGTCCCTGTGGTCCTCTTTTGAGGCGTGCCCTGAAACATGGAGGTCCTTGAATATTCTCACATTGCTTTCTCTGAGCTTTTCCTCAAGCACTTCCCTGTTTGCCGCATTCATGGGTGTTGGAATAACATTGCAGGAAAATATCACCTGGTCCTCGTAATGAAGCTTCAGCGGAAGGTCGCCTGACGCTATCTTGGAGAGCACTGAGTTAGGTTCCCCCTGGTGCCCTGTCACAACAAGCATGTATTTCCCCCTGTCAGGGGCTGAGTTAATCTTGTTGAATGCGCGCCTGACATCCTTTCCGTATTTAAGCATCTGGACTGTCCTTGAGAAGTTGACTATTTTTATCTTCTCTGCTGCGCCCACATATTTTGAAAGGCTTCTTCCCACAAACATTATCTTCCTGTTGAGTTTTTTTCCCAGCTCAATTATTGATTTGAGCCTTGCAATGTGGCTTGAAAAGGTGCTTACAATTATCAGGTTTCTTGAATTTTCTGTTCCAAGGAGAACATCCTTAAGCATCTCCCTTGCAACTGTTTCAG is part of the Candidatus Woesearchaeota archaeon genome and harbors:
- a CDS encoding RNase J family beta-CASP ribonuclease, with the protein product MIEICAVGGYNEVGKNMTAIKVDNEVVILDMGLYLDKYISCRGEDDTNRLSVAELIRAGAVPDDTVIKEWRAQVKAIIPTHAHLDHVGAVPFMSNHYNAPIIGTPYTTEVINAILRDEKISLKNRIKTVNPNSRFQLSKNIEIEFINVTHSTPQTVMVAVHTKYGTILYANDYKFDSFPIIGKKTNMKRLKELGKEGKVLALILDGTRAKSESKTPSETVAREMLKDVLLGTENSRNLIIVSTFSSHIARLKSIIELGKKLNRKIMFVGRSLSKYVGAAEKIKIVNFSRTVQMLKYGKDVRRAFNKINSAPDRGKYMLVVTGHQGEPNSVLSKIASGDLPLKLHYEDQVIFSCNVIPTPMNAANREVLEEKLRESNVRIFKDLHVSGHASKEDHRDLINLVKPKHIIPAHGDILMTSALSELAVEMGYTPGVSVHVMQNGQKIFF